A genomic region of Tigriopus californicus strain San Diego chromosome 1, Tcal_SD_v2.1, whole genome shotgun sequence contains the following coding sequences:
- the LOC131884078 gene encoding serine beta-lactamase-like protein LACTB, mitochondrial: protein MYFSTGLKVAAAGSSIIAAGAVTVALRQPHLKADGDPTNLDLNENLGNKAVQAKFNKAKGNCNNLVWMKMNESSTPCLILGVALDGKVVYKHGYGFADVEKRVLATPETTMRIASISKSLTMTAVAKLVEEGKIDLDKPVIEYVPSWPQSHPAITTRQIVSHLSGIRHYLTKEQIETQNSADSPNGQGDSQFKEFHMKDKFESVEKALEIFKGDELLSNPGDAFHYTTHGYTLLSAIVEKASGEKFEKHMKRMFRDLGLQSTYLDENEPIIPNRASQYVRDKRHALKNAPHVDNSCKWAGGGFLSNIGDLLKFGNAMLYSYQSESLPETTKSENVEDSDKTEVLGNEKEKLNCREIVYNASPYSPVNRSGRNPNQSKRRLNGFLKKQTVDQIWNPVVRMGQESSLNDDAYAMGWMVKPEIHDYAYGRKQELTIYHTGGAVGGSSVLLICPKERKTEKGDQNEKGCPQGVVVTILCNLEGVSLTKLAMQIADEFQGLRTEAPHKVVKVYDC, encoded by the exons ATGTATTTTTCCACCGGATTGAAAGTGGCTGCGGCTGGTTCGAGCATTATTGCGGCCGGAGCCGTGACCGTAGCCTTACGCCAACCACATTTGAAAGCGGATGGAGATCCCACCAATCTGGACCTGAATGAAAATCTGGGCAATAAAGCCGTTCAAGCCAAGTTTAACAAAGCCAAGGGCAATTGTAATAACCTCGTGTGGATGAAAATGAACGAGAGTAGCACCCCTTGCTTGATCTTGGGCGTGGCCTTGGACGGAAAGGTGGTCTACAAACATG GTTATGGGTTTGCTGATGTTGAGAAGCGTGTTTTGGCCACTCCGGAAACTACCATGAGAATTGCGTCCATCTCGAAGTCTTTGACAATGACGGCCGTGGCCAAGTTGGTGGAGGAAGGCAAGATCGATTTGGACAAACCTGTGATAGAGTACGTTCCAAGTTGGCCTCAAAGTCATCCCGCGATCACGACTAGACAAATTGTCAGTCATCTCTCCGGGATCAGACATTACTTGACCAAGGAACAAATTGAG ACACAGAATTCAGCAGATAGTCCAAATGGTCAAGGCGATAGTCAATTCAAAGAATTTCATATGAAGGACAAATTTGAGTCGGTGGAAAAAGCACTGGAGATATTCAAGGGAGATGAGCTTCTTTCAAATCCGG GCGACGCTTTTCATTACACGACTCATGGTTACACGTTATTGTCGGCCATTGTGGAAAAAGCCTCGGGTGAAAAGTTCGAAAAACACATGAAACGTATGTTCAGGGATCTCGGCCTTCAAAGCACCTATTTAGACGAGAACGAACCGATTATTCCTAACAGAGCAAG CCAATATGTTCGTGACAAGAGGCATGCTTTGAAGAATGCCCCACATGTGGACAATAGCTGCAAATGGGCTGGCGGAGGGTTTCTCTCCAATATTGGAGATTTGTTAAAATTTGGAAACGCTATGCTCTACAGTTACCAAAGTGAAAGCTTACCAGAAACAACAAAATCCGAGAATGTAGAAGATAGCGACAAAACGGAAGTACTCGGAAACGAAAAGGAGAAGCTAAATTGTCGAGAGATTGTTTACAACGCGTCACCTTATTCGCCTGTTAATCGAAGTGGTAGGAATCCCAACCAATCCAAGCGCAGATTGAATGGCTTTCTGAAGAAACAAACCGTTGACCAAATATGGAACCCAGTCGTTCGAATGGGTCAAGAGTCCAGTTTAAATGACGACGCTTATGCCATGGGTTGGATGGTGAAGCCCGAAATCCATGACTATGCCTATGGGCGCAAACAAGAGCTGACCATTTATCACACAGGGGGCGCTGTTGGTGGAAGTAGCGTGTTGTTGATTTGCCCTAAGGAACGAAAGACTGAAAAGGgtgaccaaaatgaaaaaggatgCCCTCAGGGAGTTGTGGTGACCATTTTGTGCAACCTCGAAGGTGTTTCTCTCACAAAATTGGCTATGCAAATAGCTGATGAATTTCAGGGACTTCGTACCGAAGCACCCCATAAGGTGGTGAAGGTTTACGATTGCTAA
- the LOC131880407 gene encoding serine beta-lactamase-like protein LACTB, mitochondrial — MYLSRGSNHAIGGTHILSTGFFALGLSFYTSRCLTMGLGRGHLRGASLKLKRIVGRRTRQTLLMEAKSNCNNLVRMKMNESGAPGLILGVAVDGKAVLKQGFGYADVEKHLLATPDTTMRIASISKSLTMAAVAKLVEKGKIDLDKPVIEYVPTWPHSHPTITTRQIVSHLAGIRHYIEEEQLQRLNVSYGQSCHKAEEFKEFHITERFESVEKSLELFKNDELLSKRGKIFHYSTHGFTLLTAIVEKASGERFERHIKRLFRDLGLQNTYLDEHEPLIPNRACQYVRNEKHILKNAPYVDNSCKWGSGGILSNVGDLLKFGNAMLYSYQYDNMPIIEEPQKERIPMREIKSCAEIIDRPIQKSSLIRSTKYTKQCQSGLNGFLKKETMEQIWNPVVRMDQESSLNDDDYAMGWMIKSRIQDFAFARRQELSIYHTGSAVGGRGVLLICPDEDGVVRGEQKNQICPQGVVVTILCNLENVSLTRLASQVVTEFKRLR; from the exons ATGTACTTGTCAAGAGGTTCGAATCATGCAATTGGTGGGACACACATTCTATCGACCGGTTTTTTCGCGCTTGGTTTGAGCTTTTACACATCACGATGCTTGACCATGGGGCTTGGACGGGGGCACCTTAGAGGCGCCAGTTTGAAGCTGAAACGAATCGTTGGTAGGAGAACCAGGCAAACGCTGCTTATGGAAGCTAAATCCAATTGCAACAACCTCGTCAGGATGAAGATGAACGAGAGTGGTGCGCCTGGTTTGATCCTAGGAGTGGCTGTAGACGGAAAGGCGGTCTTGAAACAGG GTTTTGGATATGCCGATGTTGAAAAGCATTTGTTGGCCACCCCGGACACTACCATGAGAATTGCGTCCATCTCGAAGTCTTTGACAATGGCGGCGGTGGCCAAGTTGGTGGAGAAGGGCAAGATCGATTTGGACAAACCAGTAATAGAATATGTACCAACTTGGCCCCATAGTCATCCCACTATCACAACGAGGCAAATTGTGAGTCATCTGGCTGGAATAAGACATTACATAGAGGAGGAACAACTTCAG AGACTCAATGTATCTTATGGTCAAAGTTGCCACAAGGCGGAGGAGTTCAAGGAATTTCATATCACGGAAAGGTTTGAGTCAGTGGAGAAGTCTCTTGAACTATTCAAGAATGATGAACTTCTTTCAAAACGAG GCAAGATCTTTCATTACTCCACCCATGGATTCACGTTATTAACAGCTATTGTGGAAAAGGCATCAGGCGAAAGGTTTGAAAGGCATATCAAACGCTTGTTCAGGGACCTCGGCCTGCAAAACACCTATTTAGACGAGCACGAGCCCCTTATTCCCAACAGAGCATG tcaATATGTTCGCAATgagaaacacattttgaagaaCGCCCCTTATGTTGACAACAGTTGCAAATGGGGATCAGGGGGTATTCTGTCCAATGTTGGTGActtgctcaaatttggcaatgCCATGCTCTACAGCTACCAATATGATAATATGCCAATCATAGAAGAAccccaaaaagaaagaatacCGATGAGAGAGATAAAAAGTTGCGCTGAAATTATTGATAGACCTATACAAAAGTCATCGCTCATTCGGAGTACAAAGTATACCAAACAATGCCAGAGTGGATTAAATGGATTTTTAAAGAAAGAGACAATGGAACAAATATGGAACCCTGTCGTTCGAATGGATCAAGAGTCAAGCCTGAACGATGATGATTATGCCATGGGTTGGATGATCAAATCCAGAATTCAAGATTTTGCCTTTGCTCGCCGTCAAGAATTGTCTATATATCACACAGGGAGCGCTGTTGGTGGGAGGGGTGTTTTACTTATTTGCCCAGATGAGGATGGGGTTGTACGAGgggaacaaaaaaatcaaatctgtccccagggagtcGTGGTTACCATTTTGTGCAACCTGGAAAATGTTTCTCTGACAAGGTTAGCTAGCCAAGTCGTTACCGAATTCAAAAGACTCCGCTGA